A single region of the Salvia miltiorrhiza cultivar Shanhuang (shh) chromosome 8, IMPLAD_Smil_shh, whole genome shotgun sequence genome encodes:
- the LOC131001044 gene encoding subtilisin-like protease SBT1.6, translated as MVLHLLQLLLLILSLAQSSADDGTVKTYIIRVDTSSKPSIFPTHLHWYTAEFTDPSAILHTYDTVFHGFSAVLTPSRLAAIRRHPSVLTAFQDHRRQLHTTRSPQFLGLRNQRGLWSESDYGSDVIIGVFDTGIWPERRSFSDRNLGPVPRRWRGTCHTGVKFSASNCNRKIIGARFFAKGHEAAGVGNPAVAGINETIEFKSPRDADGHGTHTASTAAGRYVYRASMEGYAAGIAKGVAPKARLAIYKVCWKDAGCFDSDILAAFDAAANDGVDVISISIGGSDGISSPYYLDPIAIGSYGAVSRGIFVSSSAGNDGPNGMSVTNLAPWLTTVGAGTIDRNFPADVILRDGRNFSGVSLYAGKPLKGKMYHVVYPGKLGLLSASLCLENSLDPNQVRGKIVICDRGSSPRVAKGLVVKKAGGVGMILANGASNGEGLVGDAHLIPTCALGFSQGVGIKAYLASNPKAKATIRFRGTVIGTKPAPVVASFSGRGPNGQNPEILKPDLIAPGVNILAAWTEAVGPTGLDSDTRKAEFNILSGTSMACPHVSGAAALLKSAHPDWSPAVIRSAMMTTASVGDNSMNPMIDEASKKAATPYDYGAGHLNLELAMDPGLVYDLTNDDYVSFLCAIQYGPKTIQVITRSRVNCPMRKPLPENLNYPSIAAVFPAGGSSSQMFFRMVTNVGEANAVYRVRVDPPKGVEVSVKPRKLVFSEINRRLGYYVNVTVDGKNLVVGDSGVVFGSLTWGDGKRLVRSPILVTQTDPL; from the coding sequence ATggttcttcatcttcttcaactGCTACTGCTGATTCTTTCACTCGCACAATCCTCAGCAGATGACGGAACAGTCAAAACCTACATCATCAGAGTAGACACTTCATCCAAGCCCTCCATTTTCCCAACTCATCTGCACTGGTACACCGCCGAGTTCACCGACCCCTCCGCCATCCTCCACACCTACGACACCGTTTTCCACGGCTTCTCCGCCGTCCTCACTCCATCTCGACTCGCCGCCATTCGCCGCCACCCTTCCGTCCTCACCGCCTTCCAAGACCACCGCCGCCAACTCCACACCACTCGCTCTCCCCAATTCCTCGGCCTCCGCAACCAGCGCGGCCTATGGTCGGAATCCGATTACGGCTCCGATGTCATCATTGGAGTCTTCGACACCGGAATTTGGCCGGAGCGGCGGAGCTTCTCCGACCGCAATCTCGGCCCTGTTCCCAGACGGTGGCGAGGAACGTGTCACACAGGCGTCAAATTCAGCGCAAGTAATTGCAACAGAAAAATTATCGGAGCTAGGTTTTTCGCCAAAGGCCATGAGGCGGCGGGAGTCGGCAACCCTGCGGTCGCCGGAATCAACGAGACGATCGAGTTTAAGTCGCCGAGAGATGCCGATGGACACGGCACGCACACTGCTTCCACCGCAGCCGGGAGATATGTTTACAGAGCTAGCATGGAGGGGTACGCCGCCGGCATAGCCAAAGGTGTAGCGCCGAAAGCTCGTTTGGCTATCTATAAAGTGTGCTGGAAGGATGCAGGCTGCTTCGATTCTGATATCTTAGCTGCATTCGACGCCGCCGCCAACGACGGAGTCGACGTTATCTCGATTTCTATCGGCGGCAGCGACGGCATTTCCTCGCCGTACTACCTGGACCCGATCGCGATAGGGTCATATGGCGCCGTATCGAGGGGGATTTTCGTTTCCTCCTCGGCCGGCAACGACGGGCCTAATGGAATGTCGGTGACTAATCTCGCCCCCTGGCTCACCACAGTCGGAGCTGGAACGATTGATCGGAATTTCCCGGCGGATGTGATTCTCAGGGACGGGAGAAACTTCTCCGGCGTGTCTCTGTACGCCGGAAAGCCACTGAAAGGCAAAATGTACCATGTCGTATATCCGGGAAAGTTAGGGTTGCTCTCTGCCTCCCTCTGTTTGGAGAACTCGCTCGATCCTAATCAAGTTCGGGGTAAAATCGTCATCTGCGATCGCGGCAGCAGCCCACGTGTCGCCAAGGGATTGGTGGTGAAGAAAGCCGGAGGCGTCGGAATGATCCTCGCCAACGGAGCTTCCAACGGCGAGGGTTTAGTCGGAGACGCTCATTTGATTCCAACCTGCGCCCTTGGCTTTTCCCAAGGAGTTGGAATCAAGGCTTATCTAGCTTCCAATCCAAAAGCAAAAGCAACCATCAGATTCCGCGGCACGGTGATCGGAACCAAACCAGCGCCGGTGGTGGCGTCATTCTCCGGCAGGGGTCCGAACGGGCAGAACCCGGAGATCCTAAAGCCCGATCTGATCGCCCCCGGCGTCAACATCTTAGCTGCATGGACGGAGGCAGTGGGGCCGACGGGTCTGGATTCGGACACCCGGAAAGCAGAGTTCAACATCTTGTCCGGAACTTCCATGGCTTGCCCTCACGTGAGCGGCGCGGCGGCGCTGCTGAAATCGGCTCACCCCGATTGGAGCCCGGCGGTGATCAGGTCGGCAATGATGACGACGGCGAGCGTGGGGGACAACTCCATGAACCCGATGATCGACGAGGCCAGCAAAAAGGCGGCGACTCCGTACGATTACGGCGCCGGGCACTTGAACCTGGAACTAGCCATGGATCCGGGGCTGGTCTACGACCTCACCAACGACGACTACGTTAGTTTCCTGTGTGCCATCCAGTACGGGCCCAAGACGATCCAGGTGATCACGCGCTCGCGGGTGAATTGCCCGATGAGGAAGCCGTTGCCGGAGAATCTCAACTATCCGTCCATCGCGGCGGTGTTTCCGGCGGGCGGGTCGTCGAGCCAGATGTTTTTCCGGATGGTGACAAACGTTGGGGAGGCGAACGCGGTGTACCGGGTCAGGGTCGACCCGCCAAAGGGGGTGGAGGTGAGCGTGAAGCCAAGGAAGCTGGTATTTTCGGAGATAAATAGGAGGCTGGGTTACTATGTGAATGTGACGGTTGATGGGAAGAATTTGGTGGTGGGTGATTCGGGTGTGGTGTTCGGGTCGCTTACTTGGGGGGATGGGAAGCGACTCGTTCGGAGCCCCATTTTGGTTACTCAAACGGATCCATTGTAG
- the LOC130998081 gene encoding G-type lectin S-receptor-like serine/threonine-protein kinase LECRK3, which yields MIKLRRNHTTISNPNNPDSACGKSSTSSTNLIIALSVLLGSSLLLLLATSAFFLFYSKYRKSAVVCPAGGVNVMPSFSFKELQEATDEFKDELGRGACSIVYRGALKDGRVVAVKKLDKMAEDADGEFIAEVSSISKTNHKNLMSLLGYCDQGQHRILVYEFMTNGSLATFLFQKSARPNWYTRLQIAFSIARGLCYLHEDCSAPIIHCDIKPQNVLLDESFTPKIADFGLAKLMKPDQTRTITGIRGTRGYVAPEWFRNMAITVKVDVYSFGILLLELLCCRKNYEEDVEDEGEAVLADWAYDCYQQGALDLLVGADEDARNDIKMFEIFVKTAIWCIQEDPTMRPHMKRVMHMLEGSIQVPAPPDPTVFLTY from the coding sequence ACTAATCTCATCATAGCATTGTCGGTCTTATTAGGCTCTTCACTGTTACTGCTTCTTGCTACGTCTGCCTTCTTCCTATTCTATTCCAAATACAGAAAATCTGCAGTGGTTTGTCCAGCTGGAGGAGTGAACGTGATGCCCAGCTTCAGTTTCAAGGAGCTGCAAGAAGCTACCGATGAATTCAAGGACGAATTAGGCAGGGGTGCTTGCTCCATAGTGTATAGAGGGGCACTCAAAGATGGCAGAGTTGTGGCCGTCAAGAAGCTCGACAAGATGGCCGAAGATGCCGATGGTGAATTCATAGCCGAAGTGAGCTCAATCAGCAAGACCAACCACAAGAATCTTATGAGCTTGCTAGGGTATTGTGATCAAGGGCAGCACCGGATTTTGGTGTACGAGTTCATGACCAACGGATCTCTAGCTACCTTCCTCTTCCAGAAATCAGCCAGGCCCAACTGGTATACAAGACTGCAGATTGCATTTTCAATTGCAAGAGGCCTCTGCTATTTACACGAAGACTGCAGCGCCCCAATCATACACTGCGACATCAAGCCTCAGAACGTGCTTTTGGATGAGTCCTTCACCCCCAAAATAGCAGATTTCGGGCTAGCCAAGCTTATGAAGCCAGATCAGACAAGAACCATCACCGGAATAAGGGGGACTAGAGGCTACGTGGCTCCCGAATGGTTCAGAAACATGGCTATAACCGTCAAAGTTGATGTTTACAGCTTCGGAATCTTGCTACTGGAGCTGCTCTGCTGCAGAAAGAATTATGAAGAGGATGTAGAAGATGAGGGAGAAGCTGTTCTTGCTGATTGGGCTTATGATTGCTATCAACAAGGGGCCTTAGATTTGTTGGTGGGGGCCGATGAGGATGCCAGGAACGATATCAAAATGTTTGAGATATTTGTGAAGACGGCAATTTGGTGCATCCAAGAAGATCCAACAATGAGGCCTCACATGAAAAGAGTGATGCATATGCTTGAAGGATCCATCCAAGTCCCTGCTCCTCCAGATCCTACTGTATTTCTCACTTATTAA